Proteins found in one Carassius auratus strain Wakin chromosome 12, ASM336829v1, whole genome shotgun sequence genomic segment:
- the cox11 gene encoding cytochrome c oxidase assembly protein COX11, mitochondrial yields the protein MLLPFLLRGCTAMHYVQQALSSTRLCINCCNIRGVATSSGHLLLRRTPQRFLNQSRGAKTHKRKQQNQEDDWKKRNKTVLTYIAAAGVGMIGLSYAAVPLYRLYCQATGLGGTAVAGHNTDQVETMKPVRERIIKVTFNADTHASMQWNFRPQQSEIYLVPGETALAFYKARNPTDKPVIGISTYNVVPFEAGQYFNKIQCFCFEEQRLNPHEEVDMPVFFYIDPEFDDDPRMARVDTITLSYTFFEAKEGQQLPLPGYS from the exons ATGCTATTACCATTCCTTCTCCGTGGGTGCACTGCAATGCACTATGTACAGCAAGCGCTTTCTAGCACTCGGCTATGCATCAATTGTTGCAACATCAGAGGAGTAGCCACTTCCAGTGGCCACCTCTTACTCCGGAGGACCCCACAACGATTTCTCAACCAGTCACGAGGAGCTAAAACTCACAAAAGGAAACAGCAGAACCAAGAAGATGACTGGAAGAAAAGGAACAAGACCGTCCTCACATATATCGCAGCTGCTGGAGTGGGAATGATTGGCTTGTCATATGCCGCTGTTCCACTTTACAGACTGTACTGTCAA GCAACAGGGCTGGGAGGCACAGCAGTAGCAGGACATAACACAGATCAAGTGGAGACGATGAAGCCAGTCAGGGAACGCATTATTAAAGTGACCTTCAATGCAGACACACACGCCAGCATGCAGTGGAACTTCCGTCCGCAGCAGTCAGAGATTTAC CTTGTGCCAGGAGAAACTGCTCTGGCCTTTTATAAGGCACGGAATCCCACAGACAAACCAGTGATAGGCATTTCTACCTACAATGTTGTACCTTTTGAGGCTGgacaatattttaataagatacag TGTTTCTGTTTTGAGGAACAGAGGTTAAATCCACACGAGGAAGTAGACATGCCTGTTTTCTTCTACATTGATCCAGAGTTTGATGATGACCCGAGGATGGCACGAGTTGATACTATTACACTCTCATATACCTTTTTTGAAGCCAAGGAAGGACAACAGTTGCCCCTCCCCGGGTATagctaa